GTATCCTTGAAGAAGGTCTTGCCACAAAAAACTTTTCTGAAGCTCGCGGGTTCCGCCCAGAAACTTCAGATGGTAAAGGTCGGTCAGAAGCGTCAAGAGGGGGGCTTCGTCCTGCAATGAGCGGACGCCGCCCGCCTCGAAGGCCGCGGTGAGCGCGGTGATTCCGTGGTCCACGGCTTGCCACTTGAGAAGCGAAAGGGGCGTGTTCAACGCGCGCAAACCCGCCGCAAATCCTTTGTGCTCACGGTAGTCCAAGGCGCAGATCTCAAGAAGTCCGCGCAGAAGATAGTGAGCCTTGCGGACTTCAATGGCTTTGTCTTGAACCCATTGATGATCGACCAGATTCTTGCCGAAGGAGCGACGTTCCTGGAACGCGCGGACGAGTTCTTTTTCGGTGCGACTTAAAGTGCCCTGAATCAGCGCCGAGATCATCAGCCGTTCCAGATCGAAGCAGAACTTCAAGATTTCAAAACCCTGTCCCGCTTGCCCTAAACGATCGGTGTCCAGATCGATGGGGAGTCCGCGGGCCGTCAGGCTTCCGGTGCGACCCGAGCGAAAGCCGGCCAGCTCGAAGCGCAAGTCCTCTTGGGTCAGCCGGGTGCCTTCGATCATCAGGACTTCAAGTTTGTCCTCGGTCCAGGCGGAAAGAAAAATCAGGTCCGCGGGGCCATTCGTAAAACAATTCTTGGTGGAGTGCAGAAGTCCATTTTCGACTCTGGAAGCCATCGAGCGGATATCGGTTCCGCCGGTGCCTTCGGTGTTGGCGATCGCGCCGATCCACTCACCGGATTGCAAAGGGGCTTGCGCGCGCAATTTCTGCGCTTGGGTGCCGTAGTGGGCGATCAGCTCGACGCTGATTTGGTGCGCGACGCACGAGACGCCGAAACCCAAAGGCGTTCCGCGTTCCCCCAGGCGGCGGTAGCGGCGAATCAGATCGCGTGGACCCGCGGCGGGGGCAAAAAATCCCGTGGTCGCCAAACGTTTGAAGCCGGCTTCGTCGAAGGCGGGAAGGGCGCGGGCGGGACTCATTGGGTGATCCTTTCCGCGACGGGCTCAAGCGCGAAGGGACGATAGATTTCGTTCACCACGAATTGATCGTCGCTCCAGGTGTTGGCGGGCGTGAGTTCCGTCAGATCCAAGGCTTGGCCCGAGATGACGGGCTCAAGAAGTTTCAGTGAGGCGTGGGTGAAGCGGGACATCGAAGAGGCGGTGGTGATCAAATAAATTTGGTCCGCCGAGGTCCAAGGTTTCACGTCATGGTGGCTGAGATAGTTGACGGAGTAGCAACTGAAGAAGGCCAACAGCTGGCGGCGCCCCGGCGTATGCGTGAGTTCGGCGGCATTTTCGGTCGTGGGGGTTAAGCTTTGTCCCAGACTGGCGTGACCACCATAAACCAGGATGTCGTCTTCGCGCATGGCGCGCGCCAAAAATTCGTAGTGACGGGCCGGGACTTGGCCTAAGGCATCCGTCGGTCCCCAGTAAATGCGCAGCTCGCGGCGGTCTTCAAATTCGAGCGTGAATTCGATCGAAGATCCCTTTTCGCGAACGGCGTAGTCGAAGTTTTCACCCGCGCGGCGACGGATGTCCGAAAGTGTTTCGAGCAGCATCAGGGAGCTGGGATCGCGTCCGGGGCCGACGCGGAAGCCGGGTCCGTCCTCACCCTTCAGAATTCGGCGCGCGGCCTCTGCGACGGCGCCCAGTTCTTTCGTGGCGTCGTATTGGGTGTCGAGCCAACCCAAGATCAAACTGGCGCGGCGTGCGCTCAGGGCGGGAGGGGCGGTGTCTTCCGTCGAGAGCGGAACCATGCGGACATCCGCGCGGGTCAACTGACGCGAGAGAAGATCTCGGCAAGTTCGATCGCTCGAGATCCGGCGGGACGGATTCCAGAAGTACCAGTAGAATTCGGGTTGCGGCAGATCGGCGAGTTCGCCTTCCGCACAGGGGTTCATCGTGCGCGTGATGGATTTGAAGCGCAGCTCTTGCCAGTCGGCGGAGGCGACGGACCAGAAGGCGGTTTCGGGATTTTGCGGCAGCGGAATTTTGAGTTCGCGGGGCTCGGTGAGTGGTGTGTCGGAGCAGATGACGGCTTCGGCTTGCGCCTGGTAACGGACTTTGCGCTGGGGCGCTCCGGCCGCCATTTCTTTTTGCGCGATCAGCTGCCGCAAGCGCGGGCTGACGGGCTCGAGCATACCGGTGTCGAAACGAAATTCGGTCTTGAGGTCGGTGAAGGTCTCTTCGCGACGGAGGACCTTGAGGGTTTTGTCCTCGGCGGTGAATGAGAAATGAGTGATTTCGGGATACGTCGCGAGGACCGAGTTGCGCAGGTAGTTGAGTTGCATCTCGATGAGTTCGCGTTCGGTGAGAACGTGGGGTAGTTGCAAGAGGTTCGCTTCGGCTTCAATCGTGATCGCCACGCGGGCGGCATGACTCAGGCACTGGGTGGACAGCAATTTCACCACGCGCGCCGGTGGCGGAGCGGGGGCGACGGCCGAAACGGGACGCCATAGATAAAGCGCGACCAGGCCGATCGCGATGAACGCGATCCCGCAGATCTTGCTGAAGAGTTCCGAATTCGGCTTGAAATTCATACGCTTTGGCTCTCCGAGTTCCATATCGGAACGCCGGGGCCGGGGCGCGACGGGCGAAAAGTCGGGGACTTACTTTTTCTCGACCTCGATGGGCAGATCCGTCAACAGCGTCGCCCCTTCCACGCGGGCGAGGTACATCGCACCGAGAGCGTCACCCACGGCATTCAGCACCGATCGGCCCATGTCGAGGATGCGATCCACACCGAGGATCAGGGCGATGCCCTCCGGCGGAATACCTACGGTCGCCATGGCGGTCATGAGTAGGGGAATCGAGCCCCCGGGAATCCCCGAGACCCCGATCGACGTCAGCAGGACGAGCAGGATCAAGGTCAGTTGGTCGGCGACGCCCAAGTGGATTCCGTAGACCTGGGCGATGAAAAGCGCCGCGACCACTTCGAAGAGCGCCGAGCCGTTCTGGTTCACGGTCGCGCCCAGCGGGATCGAGAAGCTCGTGATCTTTTCCGGCACCCCGAAGGACTTGTCCAAGGTCCGGATGATGGTCGGGATGGCGGCGTTCGACGAGCTGGTCGAGAACGCGGTCACCATGACGGGCATCATGCGCTTGATGAACTCTTTCACGGGCACGCGCAGCAGGTACTTCGAAACAAGACCGAAGGTTCCGAACAGGTGCAGGCCGTAACCCAGAATCACGACCAGCATGTAGAGCAGCACGTTCTTCATGAGGCCGATCCCGAAGAAGCTGATCGCTGCGGCGACGAGGGCCGCCACCGCGAAGGGCGCGAGCTTCATGATCCAGCCCACGACGACGATGCAGGCCTCGAAGACCGTGTCCGCCGGGCCCAGAATCAGATCGGCTTTTTCTTTCGGTAACGTCATGAGCGCGATACCCGAAAGAAGCGCGACGAAGATGATCGCCAGCATTTCGCCGCCGGCCATGGCCTCGATGATGTTTTTGGGGATGACGCTTTCCACGAGGCCGGGCCAGAGCGCCTGTTTTTGCTCTTCGCCGCTTTTCTTGAAAGCATTGATCTGGTCACCGAACTGTTCCTGCGCGGCGACGACCACGTCGCGTGGCACGCCGTCGCCCGGCCGCGCGATCATGATCACCGCTTGACCGATCAAGATCGCGACGATGGTGGTCGCGATGTAGAAGGCGACGATACGTCCGCCCAGACGCCCCAATTTTTCCGTGGAGCCCAGCTGCGCGACGCCGGTCATGAGCGAGGTGAAAACGAGCGGCACGACGATCATGAACAGTGAACGCAAAAACGCGATGCCGACGGGGTTGAGGAGGTTTTTGACGATCCAGTTGCGCGATTCGACGTCGACGGCGTTCTGCAGGATCAGTCCCAAAACGATCCCCGCGATCAACCCGATTAAAATGGGACGGCCGCTGCCATGAGAGGGTTTCAACTCTGTCGCTTCCGTATTCAGTTCGTTCGAATTGTCTTTGGACATAACGAATCGGATAACCCAAATTCCCCCGAAGTGTAAGGCCTTTTCGCAAAAGCCAAAGACATTACAGAATATCCGAAACACTCTGGTGGATTTCTATTTCGCCTCTCGAGATACTGAGAAGGAACAGAGGGGGATTCATGTCAGCCACGCGCTTCGCGACTCGGGAAAATACTTCGATTGAGATCTACGGCAAAAGCACGCTGATCCCCGCGACCCTGAAAAATCTGTCGTCGACGGGGGCTTGCCTGGAGGCGAAGGATCTGACCGCCCGCTTGCAAGAGGGCGATCTGGTCTGCGTGACCGTTTACCTGTCGCAGCTGAAGAAGAGCCATCGCATCAGTGCGGAAGTCATCTGGCACACTTCGGGACGCACGGGCGTCAATTTCCTGAACTCCGACGAGCTCGTAGAAAAATTCATGGAACGCACCAGTAAAGGCGCTTGATTCGCGTCAGCTGCCCGAGATTTGAAACGAGTGAGTTTCCGAAGCCAGTTGGCGTACGAAATTCACCGTGAGCGCGCTGGCCGCGAGGACCAGCAGCAGATTCAGCCCAAAAATCCATTGCGCGAAGCCCGGCGACGACGCGTACGGGAACGCGAGCCCACCCAAAGCGAAGAAAAGGACCGCGAACGCCGAAACGGCGCTGAAGCGGAACGAACGCTGCAGCTCACGCAGGTTTTCGGTAAACTCCAGGAGCACTTTGACGGACGTCTTGAGGGCTTGCTGATCCGAAAGCGAAAGGTGGGGTGCCAGAATCTCTTCGATTTTGCCGATATTGCTGACATCGAGTTCCTGGTGAACTTCCAGGTCGTCCGGAGCCTTCGCGGCCTTGGCGATGCGATCGAGGTTCTGAACGGCGCGTTCGATGTTGGAGCGGACGGATTCGGTTTTATAAACGTAGACGAGGCTGATCAAGCCGACGAGCGCACCGAAGATCTCGGCGCAGCTGGCGATGAAGGCGTAGTAGTGTTCGGGCGTGATCAAGTGGGTCATCGGCTGGACGGACGTAGCAGATTTCGCGTCGGCGCCCCAGCGCTTTCCGTGCCCTTGAACAAGTTTACTTACTACCGAGCGGCCTGATTCGCGGCGAAGGACAGGAAGCCCGACATCCACGCCCACAGCGTGATCATCCAGAGTCCCAACAAGAACCACGCAAGGATCATTTGCGGAAGCTTCTCGCGCCACCGGAAGTTGAGCTCGACGTGACGTTCGCGCTCTTGCTGCTCACGGAGTCGTAGGGACAAGGCGTGCGCCAGGTAAAGGCGTTGGGGGAAATCGAGTTTCAGAAATTTGATCGCGACGAGCACCGAGCCGGACCGCAGGTTTTCCATGCGTGTGACCAAGCCGTAGCAGGCCATCTCGTTCTTTTGCGGCGGCGCGAACTGGATTTTGATGACCTCGCCGACGATGGGCGCAAGATCAAGGGGCGCGGTGAACGCCAGGCCGGTCAGCGAGATATTGCGGATCTCGGTGCCCTCTTCCCAAGGCGTCTGTTGCGGGCCCGCAAGACGGATCAACGTGTTGTCATCCGGTTGTAAAATATAGCGGGGGCTTCTTGCCACATACTTCGCCAATGAGCCGACCATGCCCAATATTTCGGACTTTTAGCCTGAAAACATAACGAAAAAACAACTGCAAAAGGCTGGAGGACTGCCCTAAGATGAGCCACTTTTATGTCCGAAGAACGATCGAAAAACCGCCCCAAGACCCCGAAAAAGCCGCGGAAACGCCGGCTCGAGGTCGAACATCCTCTGTCTTCCGAATCCGAGTTCACGAACCGGGAGATCGGCTGGCTGAATTTCAATCGCCGCGTGCTTCACGAGGCGGAGGATGCGCGGACGCCGCTCTTTGAGCGTCTGCGGTTTTTGGGGATCTGCCATTCGAATCTAGATGAGTTTTTCATGAAGCGGGTCGGGCGGCTGAAGCGGCAGCTCGCGATGGGGCTGATGTCGAAATCGGCCGACGGGAAAACCCCCCTTCAGCAGATGAAAGTCATCCGCGGCCTCGCGTTACAGATGGTGGCGGATCAGGCATCGATTTACGCGAAACAGATCCTGCCCGACCTGAAGAAGGTCGGCGTGCACGTGCTGAAATGGAAGGATCTTACGACCGTCGAAAAGGAATGGCTCGCGAAATACTACGCGAAGAACGTCTTCCCGGTTTTGACGCCGCTGTCGGTGGACCCCGGGCATCCGTTCCCGTTCATTTCGAATCTGTCGACATCGCTGGGCGTGACCTTGCGCCACCCCGAACGGGACGAGCAATTTTTCGCGCGCGTGAAGATCCCGCAGGTTCTGCCGCAGTGGGTGCGTATCGATCCCGAGTTTTCGAAAGACATTCGATTCATCAGCTTGCTGGATTTGATTCGCGAAAACTTGTCGGGTCTTTTTCCCGCGATGCAGGTGACCTCGGTGATGCCGTTCCGTTTGACCCGTAACGCCGACATCTCGCGCGACGAAGAGGACGCGGAAGACTTGCTCGAGTTGATCGAAGAGGAGCTGCGTCTGCGCCGCTTTGCGGAGGTCGTGCGCATCGAACATGGGCCGAATCCGGACCCCTGGATGTTGAAATTCCTGATGGAAGAGCTCGATCTGAACGCCGACGACGTTTACGAGGCGCCGGAAGAACTCGACTTCACGGGTTTCTCGGCGCTTTTGGATCTGAACCTGTCCGAGCACAAGTTTTCCCTTTGGAATCCCTTGGTGCCGGCGGCTTTCCACGAGGAAGAGCCGAACGCGTTCTTCAAACTTTTGCGCAATGGTGATCAGCTCGTGCATCACCCTTACGAGAGCTTCGCCGCGACCGTCGAGAAATTCATCCGTATCGCCGTCGACGATCCCAAGGTGCTCGCGATCAAGATGACGCTTTACCGGACGGGCGACAACAGCCCCTTCATCAAGTCCCTGATCCGCGCGGCGGAAAGCGGCAAACAGGTCGTCTGTTTGGTCGAGTTGAAGGCCCGTTTCGATGAAGAGCGCAACATCTATTGGGCGCAAGAGCTCGAGAACGCGGGTGTGCACGTCGTCTACGGAATCGTGGGTTTGAAGACGCACGCGAAGACCGCGCTCGTCGTCCGTCAAGAGGCGGACGGTCTGAAGTGTTACGCGCATTTCGGCACGGGGAACTACAATGTGCAGACCTCGCGTTTGTACACGGACTTGGGACTGTTCACCGCCAACGACGAGTTGACCGCGGAGCTCGTCGAGTTCTTCCATTACTTGACGGGCCGTTCGTTGAAGAGCGACTACAAACATCTTTTGATCGCGCCCGTGAATATGTTCAATCGCTTCAAATTTTTGATCGAACGGGAAGCGCAAGTCGCGAAGGACGGAAAGCCCGCCCTGATCTTCGCGAAGATGAACAACATGGAAGAGATCGACATCGGCCTTTCGCTGTACAAAGCGAGCCAGGCGGGAGTCGACGTGCGGCTGGTCGTGCGCGGCTTCTGTTCGTTGCGGCCGGGGATTCCGGGCGTGAGCGACCGTATTCAAGTCATGTCGGTCATCGGCCGCTTCCTGGAGCATTCGCGCGTCTTCTACTTCCGTAATGGCGCGGCCGATCCGGTGGACGGCGAATTCTACTTAGGTTCCGCGGATTGGATGTACCGCAATCTGCACGCGCGCGTGGAGTGCGTCGTGCCGGTTTTGGATCGCTCCTTGAAAGAGCGTCTGTGGGAGCTCGTGCAGCTGCATTTGAAAGATCAGCGGCAGACCTGGGACATGGACGCCACGGGCGATTACAAGCAGCGCTCGGGCGCCGATTTGGGCCTACACCAGACCTTGATGACAATGGCCAAGCAACGTGCCACGCTGCCCGAAGAAGACGCGGGAAGCTAACGCGTTTTCGAGGGGGAAATTTGAAGTTGATCCTATTTCGTCACGGTTTGGCGATGGAGCGCGACGATTCTTTCGCGCTGAAGCTCGACGACTCCATGCGGCCCTTGGTGGAAAAAGGGAAAGACCGCACCCGTAAAATGGCGAAGGCGCTGAAGCCCATCTTGGGCGATGTTAGCGTGCTGGCGACTTCGCCCCTTCTGCGCGCGGTGCAAACCTCGGAAATTCTGACCGGCGTGATGAGATTCGAGCAGAGCTTCGAAGTCACCGAGCTCGTCCCCGAGGCGCCACCCCAAGCGTTCGCGCGTTGGTTGCAGACGTCCGTGCCGCGCGCGACCTCGGTCGTGGCGGTCGGTCACGAGCCGCAGCTCAGTGTCTTCGCGAGTTGGTGTCTGGCCGGCGCGAACGAGAGCTTCATCGATCTGAAGAAAAGTGGCGCGATCTGTTTGGAAGTGGAAAGTTTCGATTCGTTGGCGCCCGGATTGGCGGAGCTGAAGTGGGTTCTCAGTCCGAAGGTTTTCGGCTGAAATCGAATTCACGTCACCGCTCCGCGGTCGACGAATTCACGTCTTGGAGTTGGCTGCGCCGTCGACGAGGCTGAGCAGGATGCCGTCTTTGAGGCCCACGGCGGGCATCAGCAGGCGGTGGACCGAGGCTTGTCGTAGGATCGCCTGCACGACGAGCGCCGCGGGCACGATGACGTCGGCGCGGTCGGGGCGCATTTCGAGTTTCGTGATCCGTTCTTTCACGCTCATCCGGCGCAATTTCTGAATGATGTTTTCCAGTTCCAAATCGGTCATTTCGGTTTTCGAGCTGCGTCCAAGCAAAATGGGTTTCAGTTTGCCGAGGGTCTCGAGGTTGCCGCCGGTGCCGACCGCGAAGTCCAGCCGGTGAGCGGGCATATTCGCGTGCACGTATTGACTGAGCGGGCGGATGAAATCGCCGATGACCAAGTTGATCTGCGCTTCTTCGAGGTGACGACGCTTCAACATCTCGAGCGTGCGGACGGTGCCGAAGGGAAAACTTTGCGTCGCTTCGATGCGGCCTTGGTTCGAAAAGGTGACTTCCACGCTGCCGCCGCCGATGTCGATCAAAACCGCGCGGTGCTGCTCGAGCCGGACCTCTTGGCGAACGGCGCGGTGAACCCATTGGGCTTCGACTTTGCCGTCGATGAGTTCGACTTTGATCCCGCTTTTGCGCCGAACGAGTTCGACGAAGGCGGCGCCGTTTGCGGCCTCGCGTAACGCGCTCGTGCCGACCGCGCGCACGCGGGTGATGCCGAACTTTTTGGTGACCTGGCTGAATTTTTCGAAAGTTCGCGCGGACTCTTTGAGGTTCTTCGCGGAGATCTTTCCGCTTTTGAAAACATCCGCGCCCAGACGAATCGGAAACCGATACTTCTTGATCGGGGTGAACCCTCGGCTGTTCACCTCGACGATGATCATCCGAATGGCATTGCTCCCGATATCAATCGCGGCTAACCTTTGACCAGCGAGGGGCGAGAAATTCATGACGGAATTCAGCGTATGACAAAGAAGCTCGTGTTGAAACACATTTCCTTGTTGGCGCTGGGCTTTTTATTCGGTCCCGTGAGCTTCGCGGCCGCCCCGGAAACCGCGAAGGTCGAAAAGCTGGAATGGCGCGGTCAGGTCGGCGCCGAAAGCTTGTTGTATTTGAAGCCGTCCGGTCTTGCGGGCACGACCCTTTTTCAAATTCCTTTCGCGGGGCTAGAGCTGCGCGCCGACCTTTCCGGCGGATTGCGCGCCGAGTTCGAACTCAATTACCAGGCCCCGGTCGCCGCGGGGAACGAGCTGAACCCCCAGCGCGCGAATCTTTCGACGACGGTCGGTGATTTGCGTTTTCGCGCCGGTCTTTTTGAGCCCGCATGGCTGGAGGGCTACGAAGAATTTTGGCCCTACGACCGCTACTCGCGGGACCTGGGTTGGTTTTTCGAACGTTGGGGCTACCTGCGCGCCGCCGACTACGGCGTCGAGCTGTTTCACCGCACGGACGGCGGGGGCTTCGGCATCGCGCTCGTGAATGGCGAAGGCGTACGCGCGTCCGAGCAGGGGCCGCAGAAGGACTTCCACGTTTGGGGCGGACTCGATTGGCGAAATGAAGAAGGTCGCCGGACGGAACTGCTGCTGACCGCGATTCGCGGGGGTTACGAAAACGTGCCTTCCGTCGATGCGGGTAAAGAGCGCGTGATTTTGAGCGCGCGCAGCTCGGCGCCAGAGGGTTGGCGCGCGGGGCTCGAAGCGATGTTCACCCGCGATCCGGTGGACGCGATCAACGCCAAGGTCGTCGACGGCACGGATCTTTTGGATCGAGGCGGGGAGCGTATCGCGGGACGTATGGGATCGGCGACCCTCGGTTACGGGGGCGCGCGCGCCGAAGCGGGCGGTCGTCATAGTCTGGTCGCGCGTATGGACTTGATCGAACCGATCAGCGGCGAAGGTGACCGTGGGGTCACTTCGACGCAATTGTTGTATCTGTATTCCCCCACTCCGGGTGCGGAGTGGCTCGTGCAGATCTCGAATCTGGATTACGGCGATCGCCATTCGAACGCGATTCGCGACGAAAACACCTGGAGAGTTTCATATCATGTCCGCTGGGATTAAGACCTTCATGCAAAAATACGATCGCGTTTTGATGTTCGCGATCTGTCTGGTCGCGCTGCTCTTGGTTTGGCACCCGCTTTTCCAGAATGAGTTCGTGATGTGGGACGACGACTTCAATATCTACGAAAATCGTTTGATCCGCGATGGGACCTGGTTGGATTTTTGGAAGAACGCCTACATGGGATTTTACATCCCGGTGACCTACACGATCTGGGACGCGACCGCGTACCTTTTCGGGCAGGACAATCCACGCCCGTTTCAAGTTCTGAATTTGTCGTTTCACTTTCTGAACGGCGTGCTGTTGTTTTACTGGCTGCGCTGGCTGGCGCGTCGGTTTATCGGTGAGAGCACGGGATACCCGCGCTCTTGGATGCTCGCTTTGGCGGTGCTGCTTTATTTGCTGCACCCCTTGCAGGTGGGGGCCGTCGCATGGCATTCGGGCTTTCGCGATCTGCTGTCGACCTTCTTCACGTTGTCGGCGCTTTTACTGCTGTTCACGTGCCGAAGCTGGTGGACGTGGGGGCTCGCCGTGCTGGCTTTCGCGACGGGGCTTCTGTGTAAGCCGGCG
The DNA window shown above is from Pseudobdellovibrionaceae bacterium and carries:
- a CDS encoding PilZ domain-containing protein, whose product is MSATRFATRENTSIEIYGKSTLIPATLKNLSSTGACLEAKDLTARLQEGDLVCVTVYLSQLKKSHRISAEVIWHTSGRTGVNFLNSDELVEKFMERTSKGA
- a CDS encoding histidine phosphatase family protein, whose product is MKLILFRHGLAMERDDSFALKLDDSMRPLVEKGKDRTRKMAKALKPILGDVSVLATSPLLRAVQTSEILTGVMRFEQSFEVTELVPEAPPQAFARWLQTSVPRATSVVAVGHEPQLSVFASWCLAGANESFIDLKKSGAICLEVESFDSLAPGLAELKWVLSPKVFG
- the ppk1 gene encoding polyphosphate kinase 1 — encoded protein: MSEERSKNRPKTPKKPRKRRLEVEHPLSSESEFTNREIGWLNFNRRVLHEAEDARTPLFERLRFLGICHSNLDEFFMKRVGRLKRQLAMGLMSKSADGKTPLQQMKVIRGLALQMVADQASIYAKQILPDLKKVGVHVLKWKDLTTVEKEWLAKYYAKNVFPVLTPLSVDPGHPFPFISNLSTSLGVTLRHPERDEQFFARVKIPQVLPQWVRIDPEFSKDIRFISLLDLIRENLSGLFPAMQVTSVMPFRLTRNADISRDEEDAEDLLELIEEELRLRRFAEVVRIEHGPNPDPWMLKFLMEELDLNADDVYEAPEELDFTGFSALLDLNLSEHKFSLWNPLVPAAFHEEEPNAFFKLLRNGDQLVHHPYESFAATVEKFIRIAVDDPKVLAIKMTLYRTGDNSPFIKSLIRAAESGKQVVCLVELKARFDEERNIYWAQELENAGVHVVYGIVGLKTHAKTALVVRQEADGLKCYAHFGTGNYNVQTSRLYTDLGLFTANDELTAELVEFFHYLTGRSLKSDYKHLLIAPVNMFNRFKFLIEREAQVAKDGKPALIFAKMNNMEEIDIGLSLYKASQAGVDVRLVVRGFCSLRPGIPGVSDRIQVMSVIGRFLEHSRVFYFRNGAADPVDGEFYLGSADWMYRNLHARVECVVPVLDRSLKERLWELVQLHLKDQRQTWDMDATGDYKQRSGADLGLHQTLMTMAKQRATLPEEDAGS
- a CDS encoding dicarboxylate/amino acid:cation symporter is translated as MSKDNSNELNTEATELKPSHGSGRPILIGLIAGIVLGLILQNAVDVESRNWIVKNLLNPVGIAFLRSLFMIVVPLVFTSLMTGVAQLGSTEKLGRLGGRIVAFYIATTIVAILIGQAVIMIARPGDGVPRDVVVAAQEQFGDQINAFKKSGEEQKQALWPGLVESVIPKNIIEAMAGGEMLAIIFVALLSGIALMTLPKEKADLILGPADTVFEACIVVVGWIMKLAPFAVAALVAAAISFFGIGLMKNVLLYMLVVILGYGLHLFGTFGLVSKYLLRVPVKEFIKRMMPVMVTAFSTSSSNAAIPTIIRTLDKSFGVPEKITSFSIPLGATVNQNGSALFEVVAALFIAQVYGIHLGVADQLTLILLVLLTSIGVSGIPGGSIPLLMTAMATVGIPPEGIALILGVDRILDMGRSVLNAVGDALGAMYLARVEGATLLTDLPIEVEKK
- a CDS encoding PilZ domain-containing protein; its protein translation is MVGSLAKYVARSPRYILQPDDNTLIRLAGPQQTPWEEGTEIRNISLTGLAFTAPLDLAPIVGEVIKIQFAPPQKNEMACYGLVTRMENLRSGSVLVAIKFLKLDFPQRLYLAHALSLRLREQQERERHVELNFRWREKLPQMILAWFLLGLWMITLWAWMSGFLSFAANQAAR